The nucleotide sequence TCTCATATATCATTTTATAAAATTAGGTATTTTTAGAGAATATGACTATGCCCCAACACCGTTTATGTGGGAAGATGAAATAAAATTCATAAACATATCTTATGATGCAATAAATGATTTAAATTTTCTCTTGGACAACAATTATTTAAATGAAATTTTGTTATCAGTTAAAGGTTTAAACGAATTTATTGTTGGATACAGTGTTGGAAAAAAGATAGATTATAATTTCAACCCAAAAGATAAAGAGATAATTGACAAAACATTGTTGGAAAATGGAAAATTAAAAGATATCTATGTAACAAAAAATGGCATAATAATAAAATCTAAAAATGAAAAATTAGAAATAAAGATTACAAAGATTGATAAAATTAGCTATAAATCGAAAAGCTACATAATGAAAATCTATCAACAATTATAAAACTATAAAAAATAGTTGATTTTAATTATTACATTGTCCAATTATTAATTAGGCAAGTAATTAAGGACTTAAAAAGCTACTTTAATGCATTAAAAGAGTTCAAAATAAATCCAGATAAATTTAATGGTATGCCTAAACCACCAAAGGTTAAAAAGTTAAAGAATATCGATAAATTTACTTTTGAGTTAAATAAGAAATCTTTTGAAGTAAATAATAATTATCTAATTCTAAAACTAAGATACAATTCAAAAACTAAAAAATGGAAAAAAATTAAGATAAAACTCCCTCCTTATGTTAAAAATATAACGAGTGTTAGAATTACTTATTATTTAGGGTTATTTTATGTCGATATAGTTAATGAAGTTTATATCGAGGAATTAAAACCAATAGGCAACTATAAAGCTGGAATTGACTTAAATGTTAATAACTTTGTTGTTCTAACTTCAACAAATCCATTATTAAAGTCATTGATAATATCTGGTGGGGAATTAAAGGCATTCAACCAATGGTGGAATAAATTAAAATCTAAAATCCAATCTAAAATCGATTTAACTAAAAATCATATAGAGAAATTGAAATCAGAAAGAAAAGAAGTTCCAAAAAAGCTATATTTAAAACTTAAAAGCTTAATTAGAAGATTTAGATTATTGTGCATTCATAGAAAGCAATGGTTTGATAACCACTTACATAGATTTACTAAGTATTTAGCATTATTTTTGTTTATAACGGGGCATGATAAGGTTTTCGTTAGTAATAATATTTTAAGAGCTAAAAATAGATGTAATCTAAGCAGTAAAGCTAATGAGAGATTTGTTTATTTACCATTTAGGGTTTTTATTGATAAGTTGGCTTATAAGTTAAAATGGTTTGGTATTGTATTAATAGAAGTGGATGAAAGTTGGACTTCAAAGTCTTCTTGCATCTCAGATGATATTCATAAGATTCAAAATTTAGTTGATAAGGTAAGAAATAAACTCTCCCTGTGTGGAGAGAGGATTAAAAGAGGTTTGTTATTAGTCAAAAAATTAAATAAGGTTTTTAATGCTGATGTTAATGCCTCATATAACATTTTAAAAATTGGTTGTAGAATTAAAGATTTGTCTAAGCTGTTTAATCAGAAATTATTAATGAAAAAGTTATGTAATCCGATAAAAGTTAGAGTTTTTAAGTTTATCGAAATTTTACAGAGTGTAATCCCCGAGTCCCCAGTTGTTAGGGCTGGGGATAGGGTGATAGTCAAATCCCTCCTTTGTGGGGGGAACGGGTTTATCCCCGAATGCTTTATAATTCAGTAACAGCAATATATGTGTATTTAAAACCCACCATAAAACAAAAGAAGCATTCGGGGAGACCTCATTATGGGACGCAGGGCTGTGAAAATAAAAAATCCAAAAGTAATTTTAACTGAGTGGATTCCATTTGGAAAGAACTATATGACGGAATTTATAGATAGAATCACATTGAAAGAATATCAAAGAAAGAGAATTAAATATTTCACAGCATCAGAGAAAAAAGATATAAAAGATAGAGCAATTTTTGAAACTTCTGAATACCAAACAACTGTAAATATCATTGATTTTATTCCAGAGACATCTGTAAAGTTCACCGCTGAAATGAGAGGAGATGGAAAGAAAGACGTTTTTATATATGTTGATTATCTTGGAAGATGTATCTATGCCTCTGAAATAATTAAAGCTGGAGATGAAGAGGATGTTATAAGCTTAGATAACCTTTCATTTATAATTCCTGACTTAATCTTAGATTCTTCAAGAATTATGAGCCATTTAATTGCCTCACCACAAAGATATTTGTTAGAAACTCTCTATGGTGAGATAAAAGTATATAAGCATGTTACTGTTTTAACAGAAACAGAAGTAGTTATAAATGAAGATACATTAGTAGAGATTAGCCAAGTTATTGGGGCAGTTAAAAATATAATTGAGATAGACAATGGCTTAATAATCTTTGGTGATTTTGGAATATTTATTTCAAACCCAAACCCAGAGAAGTTTGAAAAATTTATCTACTACTACCCATTTATAAGGAGTATTACTGGAGTTTCAAGGGATTTGTTCTTTAAGCTCAACACTATAGCATCAAAGTTAGAAGTTATAAGTAGTACTCTTGAATCAGGGGTAGATTTAGAAGACATAACTGAAATTAGGGGAGAGTTGAGTAGAATAGATAGGGAGTTGGCAGTTATAGAGATTGTTTGTGGATATTTAAAAGAGATTATTGAATTTTTAAATAATGCTTACCCACCAAACTTTGGTGATTTTGACTTAATGATTTTAGAGAAAGTTGAGGCAGAGAGAAAGCTAAAAAGATTAAATTATAGAATTGCAGAGATAGAAAATATTTTAGCAAGTAATAGTAGCTTAGCAACAAGCTTAGCAAGGTTATTAACAACAATATCTGAAGATTTAGAGAGAAAGATAGCCAATCAATTAGCTGAAAACACCAAATATCAAGTAGCTATTGGAGAAGCAATGGAAGTTTTAGAGATTGGAATTTTTGGCGTCTATGCTTTGGAAGCGGCCCATGTTTTGCTATTAACGTCTGGAAAGGAAGAAATATTACAACACACTAAAATATTTGGGTTTCCATTAGAGTTTTGGATAATATTAGCTGTTACAATCCTTGGAGTTTATATTGGAAAAATTGTCATTGAATATAGAAAAAAGAAAATATTAGAAGAATAAATCATCATCTCCAAATGCACTATTTTCAATTTTATCTGATTTTTTTAAATTTTCTGATTCTTCATAATCCTTTTCCCAGAGTTCAACGAGATTCAAATCCTCTCCACCATATCTTCCATCAAATCTATCTACCTTAACAATTGCAGGCACTTTTATACAAGGCCCTAAAATTATGGCCTCCCCAATGTTTAAGCTTGTTAATTGCTTAACTAAATCTTCACTCAAATTTTCAGAAGCCATTTGGACGTGTTTTTGATCTGTTGGCTCAATAAGCTTAGATATTATTAGGTTAGAACACTGAGATAAAGTTTCAGCATCTAAGGTTTTAGGTCTTTGTGAAACTAAGCAAAGACCAACACCAAACTTTCTTCCCTCTCTTGCTATCCTGCTCAAATAATATTTAGCTCTTGTTTTTCTATTTTGTGGGGCTATTAAATGAGCTTCTTCAAAAATCATGAATATTGGTTTAGCAAAGTCTCTTCCCTTATCAATAATAATCCTCTTTCTATCATCTAAAACTGCCTTAGCTATATATGACACAATAATATCTACAGCATTCTCATCCAATTCTTCCATTGGAATTATATTGATATAATGCTCTTTAATGTCATTTATTGGATTATAGTGGAGAGTTATAATATTCTTTCTAAACTGCAACATATCTTCCAATCTAAATATGGCTGTTTGAATACTACTTTCATCTTTTTTATAGTTGTTATCTATTTTGTATTCTTCCAATTTTCCAATTATTGCATTCACATATTCTTCAACTGTGCTGAAATCACTTTCTTTAAATTTTTCTTTAATTTCCTTAACTGCCTTTCTTATATATGGCCTTTGCTTCGTTGCTTGAGCATCTACACCAGCTAAATCACATAAATCATCATTTATCCTATAGATGTTTATCTTTGGCTCAATAATATGGATTCTAAGTTTTTCACTTTCACAATATATGTCTCTATACTCTCCATGCATATCAAAAACTAAAACAGTTGCTTTAAGCTTATTCAACTCCCTCAACAAGACAGCTACTGTATTTGATTTTCCCATCCCAGTCATTGCTAATATTGCCAAATGCCTTGAACATAATTTATTTGCATCTAACTTAACTTCAACCTCTTCCCTTGTAACTAAATGCCCAATCTTTAAATGCCCCTTACTAAAAACTTTTTTTAATAACTCGTCATCTGCTCTATAAATTGGTATTCCCGGCTTTGGTGGAACTCTCGGCAACTTTAAAGCCCCATTTTTGTTTAATTCTTTAATATCCCCTAAAACTTTTATCTTTCCTAAAATATAATAAGATGAGTTATCCTCAAATTCTCTAATCTTCTCTAAATGCTCAATGTTTAAAATATCTTCTAAAGCCATGTTTCCTTGGATTGTGCTTTCTACCATTCCCAATAATTCAGAGTTGTCATAATTTATTTTAACATAATCTCCTACTTTTGGAGCTTCTTTAGCCAAAAATGTTAGTTCATCAATTCTTGTTTCTCCTATTGTATATCCAATAATTTCACTCTTCATCTAACCACCGGATGTATTATCAATTACCTTTATCTTTAAACTATTCTCTTCTTTTTGTTCTTCTTTAGCTTCTTCACTTTCTTCTTTTTCTTCTTCCTCTAATTCATCTTCATTAATTATAACTCCTCCTTTAGTTCTTGGGGCGATGTCCTTAATTATCTTCATAATATCTTCATTTTCATCAGCAATTATTTTAACAAATATTCCTCCATGTGTGTCTATATCAAAATTCACAGCCCCTACATAAGCGGCTTGTTTATTTAAATAGAATTTTGTTGCATTTTCTGTCATTCCCTTCTCTAAAACCATTCTTGCAGCGTCCAATATTGCTTGGCTTCTTAAAAGCTCCTTTAACTTCTCTACATTCTTAGTTTTTCCTTCCCATTTTCCAAACTCGTTATCTTCTTTAATAAAGTTTAATTTTGCTCTTGGGAATATATTTAGGATAGCTTTTTTAACTTTATATTTATCTTCAGTTGGTTTTACTTTTGCTTTAATTATAACTTCCATAATATCACCATTAATTTTTGCTTATAATAAATACAAAGACCAAATGATACAAATAGCTTTTTCATCTTTTTAATTGTTTGTTAGTTATAGGTTTAAATATTTAATTTGAGCGATTTTAGTAAAACTTATATACTCCTCTTAATTACATTTTATTCAATTCGTTCAAAAATTTTTGAACATTATGATTATAATAACTTAAGGTGAAAAGATGCCAACAATTATTGTTGAAGGTCCAAAACTTGATATTGAGAAGAAGAGAGAACTTGTTAAAGAAATTTATGAAATAGCATCAAAGATTTATGGAATAGAGCATATAGTAATCATTATTAAAGAAAATTCCCCTGAAAATGTGGGTATTAATGGAAAATTATTGATAGACAGAGAGAAAAATCTTGAATAATATAAAGCTGGTGGTATGATGGATGAAGAATTAAAAAAAGTTATAGAATTCCATGGACATCTATGTCCAGGACTTGCTATTGGCTATAGAGTTGCTAAATATGTCAAAAAATTCTTCAAAAAATCTGAGGATGAAGAGTTAGTCGCTATAGTTGAAAATAACTCTTGCAGTGTTGATGCAATACAATATATGCTAAGCTGCACCTTTGGAAAAGGGAATTTAATATTTAAAGATAATGGAAAGCACGTCTATACATTCTATTCAAGAAATACTGGAAAAGCTATTAGAATTTATGTTAAAAAAGATTTCTTTGAAGAATTTAATGGTAAATATCCTGTTAAAGAGTTGCTTAAAAAATATAGCTCTGGAAATTTAAGTGAAGAAGAATTGGAATTATTTAACAAGATAAGGTCTGAAGCAACTGATAATATCTTAAATGCCAAAGATGATGAGTTATTTGAAATAAAAGAGGTTGAAATAGAGCCACCTAAAAAAGCTAAGCTCTTCCCATCAATAAAATGTCAAGAGTGTGGAGAATATTTCATGGAAATTAAAGGAAGGGTTATAGATGGAAAAATTGTCTGTAAAGATTGTTTTGAAAAGATTATGAAGGGATAATGATGGAAGAAGCAAAAAAATTAATTATTGAGTTATTTTCAGAACTTGCAAAGATTCATGGATTGAATAAATCTGTAGGGGCTGTTTATGCAGTTCTCTATTTATCTGATAAGCCATTAACAATCTCAGACATTATGGAAGAATTAAAGATTAGTAAAGGAAATGTTAGCATGTCTTTAAAAAAGCTTGAGGAATTGGGGTTTGTAAAAAAAGTTTGGATTAAAGGAGAGAGAAAGAATTATTATGAAGC is from Methanocaldococcus bathoardescens and encodes:
- a CDS encoding RNA-guided endonuclease TnpB family protein; amino-acid sequence: MRQVIKDLKSYFNALKEFKINPDKFNGMPKPPKVKKLKNIDKFTFELNKKSFEVNNNYLILKLRYNSKTKKWKKIKIKLPPYVKNITSVRITYYLGLFYVDIVNEVYIEELKPIGNYKAGIDLNVNNFVVLTSTNPLLKSLIISGGELKAFNQWWNKLKSKIQSKIDLTKNHIEKLKSERKEVPKKLYLKLKSLIRRFRLLCIHRKQWFDNHLHRFTKYLALFLFITGHDKVFVSNNILRAKNRCNLSSKANERFVYLPFRVFIDKLAYKLKWFGIVLIEVDESWTSKSSCISDDIHKIQNLVDKVRNKLSLCGERIKRGLLLVKKLNKVFNADVNASYNILKIGCRIKDLSKLFNQKLLMKKLCNPIKVRVFKFIEILQSVIPESPVVRAGDRVIVKSLLCGGNGFIPECFIIQ
- a CDS encoding helicase HerA-like domain-containing protein — its product is MKSEIIGYTIGETRIDELTFLAKEAPKVGDYVKINYDNSELLGMVESTIQGNMALEDILNIEHLEKIREFEDNSSYYILGKIKVLGDIKELNKNGALKLPRVPPKPGIPIYRADDELLKKVFSKGHLKIGHLVTREEVEVKLDANKLCSRHLAILAMTGMGKSNTVAVLLRELNKLKATVLVFDMHGEYRDIYCESEKLRIHIIEPKINIYRINDDLCDLAGVDAQATKQRPYIRKAVKEIKEKFKESDFSTVEEYVNAIIGKLEEYKIDNNYKKDESSIQTAIFRLEDMLQFRKNIITLHYNPINDIKEHYINIIPMEELDENAVDIIVSYIAKAVLDDRKRIIIDKGRDFAKPIFMIFEEAHLIAPQNRKTRAKYYLSRIAREGRKFGVGLCLVSQRPKTLDAETLSQCSNLIISKLIEPTDQKHVQMASENLSEDLVKQLTSLNIGEAIILGPCIKVPAIVKVDRFDGRYGGEDLNLVELWEKDYEESENLKKSDKIENSAFGDDDLFF
- a CDS encoding RNA-binding domain-containing protein, which encodes MEVIIKAKVKPTEDKYKVKKAILNIFPRAKLNFIKEDNEFGKWEGKTKNVEKLKELLRSQAILDAARMVLEKGMTENATKFYLNKQAAYVGAVNFDIDTHGGIFVKIIADENEDIMKIIKDIAPRTKGGVIINEDELEEEEKEESEEAKEEQKEENSLKIKVIDNTSGG
- the dmpI gene encoding 4-oxalocrotonate tautomerase DmpI; translated protein: MPTIIVEGPKLDIEKKRELVKEIYEIASKIYGIEHIVIIIKENSPENVGINGKLLIDREKNLE
- a CDS encoding FmdE family protein; translation: MDEELKKVIEFHGHLCPGLAIGYRVAKYVKKFFKKSEDEELVAIVENNSCSVDAIQYMLSCTFGKGNLIFKDNGKHVYTFYSRNTGKAIRIYVKKDFFEEFNGKYPVKELLKKYSSGNLSEEELELFNKIRSEATDNILNAKDDELFEIKEVEIEPPKKAKLFPSIKCQECGEYFMEIKGRVIDGKIVCKDCFEKIMKG
- a CDS encoding GbsR/MarR family transcriptional regulator, encoding MEEAKKLIIELFSELAKIHGLNKSVGAVYAVLYLSDKPLTISDIMEELKISKGNVSMSLKKLEELGFVKKVWIKGERKNYYEAVDGFSSIKDIAKRKYKLISEVYEKIEDENLKKKLKKLKNVSEEIYNILKKYEGED